One window from the genome of Borrelia hispanica CRI encodes:
- a CDS encoding contractile injection system sheath initiator, translating to MDIKIDNDFNLTFNSNLQIVDNIEEQKQRLFTFLKIPKGSLFYDNQWGLDYSHIIKLIKISSLTQIKTYLFNVIQDLKIDIVNLDVNIQSNTISIVFHFPNDTLNMEVKL from the coding sequence TTGGATATCAAAATTGACAATGATTTTAACTTAACATTTAATTCAAATTTACAGATCGTTGATAATATAGAAGAACAAAAACAACGATTATTTACATTTTTAAAGATTCCAAAAGGCAGTCTTTTCTATGATAATCAATGGGGTTTAGATTATTCACACATTATAAAGCTTATCAAGATAAGCTCTTTAACGCAAATCAAAACTTACTTATTTAATGTTATACAAGATCTCAAAATTGACATTGTAAATCTTGACGTAAACATACAATCAAACACAATAAGCATTGTCTTTCACTTCCCAAATGACACTCTAAATATGGAGGTTAAATTATGA